In the genome of Equus caballus isolate H_3958 breed thoroughbred chromosome 3, TB-T2T, whole genome shotgun sequence, the window TCCCAGGAGGCCTTGTGCGTGACCCCAGCTCACCGGGTATCAGGGTGGGAAAGTCATAAAACTAGCACAAGTGGGGCCTGCCAAAGCGGCTATGGGGGAGGGCATTGGAGGTACCTGGGCCTGGCCATCATAGTGGGGACCCTCAGGAGCTGGGCTCTGGACAGAGTCAGGTCCTGGGGAGGCTCAAGTTTCTGGAGAGGCAGTGCAGCCTGATGATTAGGGGCTTGGGCTCTGGACTTGTATCCTGGTTCAGtgtcttgctgtgtgaccttgggcaaatgccttgccctctctgtgccttggtttccttctttataaaatagagataataataggtTCTGTCCCTCATGGGCTACTATGAGGACTGAACAAAATAGTCCTTCTGACCCAGCCCTGGGTCGGGGCTCCAGACATGGGAGGCCTATTGTTAGTGATACCAGGGGCCTGAGAGGCAAGGTCCCAGCTTCCATTGCAAAATTCAGCAGGAGTCGGGGGATGGCCAGATGGAGAGACGTACTCTGTCAGTACCAGCTCCTCTGCCGCCTACAGGCTGCCAAGATTTCAGCCCTGAACCAGCAAAGAGCTCAGGGGACTGAGTGGGGACTCAAGCCCAATTAGCCCAAGgaattttccaaatgaaaacttTATCCCCCTCCTGGATACTCCCCGATCCTGGCACTCCCGCCTGCCGGGCAGTGTGGGCTCTCACAGCGATTGCTCCACACCCCGTTTCTACCCACAGTGATGACTGGGGGGCCCCTGGATGGGCCCTACCGGCTCAAGCAGTTCCATTTCCACTGGGGCAAGAAGCACAGTGTGGGCTCAGAGCACACGGTGGACGGCAAGTCGTTCCCCAGCGAGGTAAGCGCCTTCCTCTACATGAATCCCTTTACTACTTCCGGAGGGACTGTGGCGTCAGGGGCTTGACGGGTGCCTGGTGTGGGGGCCCtggagagggtgaggaggagCACGCAAGAGGCCTGGAGAGAGACATCCTCTACCCACCCCCAGCACAGGGTCTTCCGCCGGAACTCTGCCCACTCCTGTCCTCATCCGTGTGACCAGAAGGAGTTTTCTGAAGGGCAAATCCAGTCCCACCACACTCTTGCCAACAACCCTTCAAGGACTGAGCCTGTCTTTCGGGGCCCCGCATGACCTGGCCTTGCCCGGCCTCGTCTTCCCGACTCTCCCCTTACTGACCTGCATGTGCTCACTCCCCTGCCCACACCTGGCTCTTTCACGCCTCCAGGCTTTTGCttatgctgttctctctgcctggaatacctTCCCCCAAGGGTTCCATCTGATAACCCCCTACTTATTCTTTGGATTCAGCTGCAGGCGTTACCTCCTCAGGGAGGTGGCACACTGGATGGCCATTATCTGTTTCATAGTTCATTCAcagagggcagggcctgagcCAGATTCTTCTTTGGTCCCCTGGGGCTCAGGAAAGGGTTTAGCCCAGAGCAGGGGGAATGCTATCTGTGGCCCCTGGGGGCATGCCTGGGCCCCTCAGGACCATAAGTCCTGGGATGTTTGACGGCCTTCCCCTCCTGCAGAGGGGCCAGAAGTCCCgtgggagggagagaaatgtGGCTCCAAGCTCCCACGGCCCCTTGGGGGTATTAAGCTGGCCTGTTGTTGCCCCTGCAGCTGCACCTGGTTCATTGGAACGCCAAGAAGTACAGCACCTTTGGGGAGGCGGCCTCCGCGCCCGATGGCCTGGCTGTGGTCGGTGTCTTCCTGGAGGTGAGGGGTGATTAcctggggccaggaggggcctgggaggcctggcaCTGCCCCTAGTTCCAGAACATGAACGGCTCACACTACCCTCTCTCCCTGACAGACGGGGGATGAGCATCCCAGCATGAACCGTCTGACAGATGCACTCTACATGGTTCGCTTTAAGGTGAGAGAGGGGTCCGTGCCACTGACCCAGAGCagcctggtggggagggaggaagaggctggATCACGGAGTGGGCCCTTCCACTCCCCTAGTCTGGCAGCAAACCCTTGTCAGGGTGCAGGTCAGCACCTGCGGGGCCCGGCAACTGACTCCGCTGTGTCAGGGTCCATGGCCTCACTGAGTGCCCAGCATGCAATCTGGTTGGGTATAGGATTGATAAGATGCTTGTCATGTTAATGGCCATCTGACAGGCAGAGCCACCAAGGGCACCTGAAGGCAAGGGAGAGAACATGGTGGCCGCAGCTTTCACATACcagcaaaggggcagagagagccTGGCCCAGGCTGAGAGATGGCATCTGGGATCACAGAAATTTGCCCACAGTTTGCATGAGGAGGCCAAGGAGAAGCCTAAATCCTGCTGATAGAAATGGGTGGGGAGGCTGCTGGTCTGGTCCTGGTGGGGGTCTATGCTGATTCCCGGGTTCCCCTGCCCTGCCTCAGGGCACCAAGGCCCAGTTCAGCTGCTTCAACCCCAAGTGTCTCCTGCCTGCCAGCCGGCACTACTGGACCTACCCCGGCTCCCTGACGACGCCCCCACTGAGCGAGAGTGTCACCTGGATCGTGCTCCGGGAGCCCATCAGCATTTCTGAGAGGCAGGTGAGTCCTCCCAGAGCACCAGGTGGAGGGATGAAGCACTCAGAGCCCACCCCTGGCAGTGTGACTCCCCCAACCAGCAGCCCACAGTCCGTGGTCCCCCCATCAAGGCTCTGATATTTTGCTGATAAATCTTTAGATTTGTGGTTGGGAGTTAGCTTGATTAATTAGTCATTAGGACCTAGGCACAGGCTGGGAAGGGAGATCCCTGGATCCTGGACCACCCCTACTGGGTTAGAGTCTGAATGCTACATGTGCTGATGTCTCAGCTAGATGGGATTGGAACTGGACCCAGGTGGAGCATGGTCCAGGTTCAGAGGCCCATTAGTGAGTAAGTAACTAAGGTTGAGGTCCCAAGGAGGGAATGAGTGGGGAGAAGTGGGGACAAGCCCTAGAGGCAAGAGGGGAGGGATGAGTAGAGCTGGCTGGGCGGGATATGCCAGATGCTGTATCTGGGAGTAGAGAGGACCACAGCACTCACACTCTGCCCTGAGTATCTCTTCTGCTTTCTTAAGATGGAAAAGTTCCGGAGCCTGCTTTTCACCTCAGAGGATGATGAGAGGATCCGCATGGTGAACAACTTCCGGCCACCACAGCCACTGAAGGGCCGTGTGGTCAAGGCCTCCTTCCGGGCCTGAGCTGCCCTCCTGCCCAGCCGGCCACTAGGGCGCCATCTTCCCAAGGGCTTCCACGTCAGCAGACACCAAACCATCCGAGGCTCCCTGCCTGAGGGGTGCTGTGGACCCCACTTCAGCTGGCTTGCTCCTTGGCCACCCCGGAGGCTTCTTGATGGGACCCTGGAGCCGGGGGACACCCTTCAgctgtcctggggacaggaaggACAGGAGCTGAACCTGGTCCAAGCCTGGGGCTGCCTCTGCTCTACAAGACAAAAGCCCCTAGGAACCTcctctctgtcttccccactggCAGTGGCAGCAGCCCCACCCTGAGCTCACACTGTGATGGACGAGACCCGGCTCTCTGGGGCAGGCAGCTGGCGTTGCCAGAAAGACTCAAGCAATAATTAGAGGTGGGCAGAGCTGCCCTCTCGGCATTACCTCTTCTGCAGGCCTCTGCCATGCACACACCTCACTGCCAGGTCATTAAAATCAGCACCTAGCCTGCTGGAGGTGacatggccttctccctccaGCCACCTGCTGTCGTGGGCAGACACTGGCTACAGGTTACATAGTATCTCCTCTCGTCCCCACCCAGCCACCAGAGCCACCTACATGGCAATCCGTCCATGCATTGATTAATAAATTCATTCATCCACGCAACACATTCCCCTCGAGTGCCTTTGCTATGTCAGGTACGGTTCTAGGCACTGGGGGGCCGAAGGGGGTGAGTCAAGCCCAGTACGTTGGGAGGGACATGGGTATTGAGCAGGGGAAGGTTAtacagagggcagggcaggggccgtGGGAGCAGAGAAGGGGAGCCTACCTGGTCTGGTGAAGAAATGAAATTCCAGCCAGTGCtccaaggcagagagaagggaagagcagATGGGCAAGCTCAGAGGTGAGGAAGAATCCAGAGTGTTTGTGGAGCTGAAAAGAAGTGGtggggctggagccctgggggAGGGTTGGGACTCTCTCCCCAGGCCAGTGGGGAGTCATAAAGGGtctgggggagaggaggggcagggccagATGTCCAAAGCAGGGAGATGCCTATAGAGTGTGGATAGGCGGCAGGagtggcaggagggaggaggtggtggcCAGTGGCCAGGAGAGAGGGGACAGAGTGGTGGAGGTGAGGAGCAGAGGGCTGGATGAGAGAAATTTAGGAGGAGGACGCCAGAAGAAAGTGTTTGGCTGTCTGTGAGGGAGTGGGGAGTCTGAGGTGTGTCCCTGAGTGGAGAAGGGGGTCTCCATGTGGACTGGGAAACCTGGGGAGGAGCTGACCAGTGTGGACACACAGCATTTCTGTGGGGCCCTGGAGGGGAGTGCTAGGCAGCAGTGGGATGTTGGGGTCTGAGCtaaggagagagatggagggtggAGGGGCTGTTTGGGGGCATCTTGACTCAAGATGTTGGGTGAGGCTGAAGGGCTGCAGGCGGGGGTGCACAGTGAGAGAGGGGGAACCAGGATAGCTGGAGGAGGAACCAGCACAGAACCTTGAAGAGGAGCTGCTGAGAGGTGGGAGAAAAAACACAGAGTGGGGTCCAAGACAGCCAGGAGAAGCTTTGGAaaggggccagggcagggctgggaccagGGTGAGGCAAGCGATCTCTTAgctgcaaaatttaaggaggcacgcACGCTCAGGCCCTGACCCTGCCTTTGCAAGACCTTGAGAATGGGTGTCTCCTTAAATGTGCACACTAAGggcctcacttgcctcacccgAGCCCCAGCCCAAGTCTCGAGAGCTACCTAAGGTTTAGAGAGCCAGCCATCACTGTGCCCCAGATCAGCGGGACAGGGGCAGATGAGGGGGCTGAGGAGTGAGAGGAGGTGAGACACCGGGACAGCAAATGGTTAGGTTGTGAACAGGGAGAAAGGGATAGCTGAGGGCACACGGGGTCAAGGCTTTTGGAGAGATGGGCAAGGGGCTTATCTGAACACCCTGGGGCAGGGGGCCCAACTGCAGGGACTTGAGAGCTGGTGGCCACAGCTCCTGTCATTGTCACTATACGGGAAGGGCACTCCCGGGTCACGGGGTACTCTGGGCTTTGAGTGAGGCtgtgaggagagggaggaattGGGTCTTAGACCTCTAGCTTCGAGCCCAAGgaagcagggaagagagaggctTGTTCTGTGGACCCCCTTCCCACTCCCATGCTCAGGGCACCTGTCCCCAGAGTGGGTTGGGGTGAGAGGACAGGAAGGGCAGGGCCTCATTCTAGCTCCAGATGAGGGGCCAGACACAACTTTGCCCCTGCAGGAACCCCCTGCCTAATCTATGGGCCATTTTCTCCCTCCATATTTCAGAAGACCGGGAGAAGGGTGGTATCTGGAAGACACTGTTTTCCCAGCTTGGAGACAGGCAGCAGCAGAGAGGTAATGCTAGAAATGCTGCCTCTTAAGGtgtgcaaagggcctggggcagaTATCTGGCTCTCTCCATGTGATCCAAGAACTGTCATtaccccaattttacagatgagcatgATAAGGCCAGGGGAGGTTAAGTAGGCAAGTGGCAGGACAGGATTTAAACCTATTCCTGTGCCTAAAATCTCCTGCTCTGAGCCAGAGCAACTGGGCCcaagggatggagggatgggcaTGGTGGCGGCCACATGGAATTGGCACAACACACTCAATGCTGCTGGCCATGCCAGGGACCTTGGCCAGCCCCTCCTGGGGATGGCAGCACTTCCTGCCTGGCACTACAGAGGACTTGAAAAACGAGAGCCAGTTTTATAATAATTATCCCAAGGCTGCCAAGAATCCTCACTCCTTAAATCCTTCCccttaattcatttttttaatttaaaactattttaaaaccaaaagtgGCCTCCTTATGATATAATCACAGCCCAAGATTTGACCCTATTACATCCAAATGTGATGCCCCAATGGGATCCCAAATGCTTCCAGCAAACCTGGCCTCAAGGGACCCAGGAATGGGTCCTGAATCCTTGTCCAGGGCACACTTGCCTCCTAGAGCTGATGCTGGGCACAGTGGGGGCACTCAAGACAAGACAGGCTCTTCTTGCTCCCAAGATCCCAGAGaggccctcccagggcagccaggATGGCCCTGGAAGAGATCTGGCCTCGTGGCCCAGGCCAGTGGCCACAGCATGCTGAGTCTGCACCAAGGCTAGGGGCACAGGCTTCCctccaaagcacctcctggaggAGTCAGGCCTCAGGGCATCTCCCTTCTCTGGGGGTGGGCCTTAGGAGATGGGGTGACTGTGAAGACCCAGGCCCcccagatctctgcctgcagAAGACTTGCTCCCAACCCCATGGTTACCTCTACAGCTACAGCTGCTGCCACAGAGGCCTAGGGGGCAGGGGGATCCCCTTATGGCTGGCTAGGGACACCTACCTGCCAAGGTACTCATCTGTGGGCAGAGCGGTCTGTGGCCTGAGCAAGGATTGAggatagagacagagatgggTCTGAAGTGGAGGTTGCAAGGTAACCTGACAGAGTTGATGTCTGGGAGGGGGCCATACTGATGTCCAGGCTAacagggcctggggcaggacAGAAGCTTGTTGGCCGCAGCTGGAGCtggcctgggggcggggagggaggtcCGATAACAGGATCCACCCAGCCTGGTGTCTTGTTGAGCCTCCCACGTCCATGGGTCACAGCATCAACTCTGCGCTCCCCCTCAGAGGCAGAATGTACTGCTGGTTGGCCAAGATTCCAAGGGGAGTGGGGAACGTGACTCTGAGTATGGAAGGTTCTGGTATTTGTCCTGCAGCcagaggcagggcctggggaaCGTATCCCTTTGGGAGTCTTCTCTGCTCACAAACTCTAGGGCAGATGCACCTGCCTTCCCATCTGGGCTTTGCACCATCGCTCAAGCCCTTTGAAACTtgtgtcctcctctgtaaagCAGAAATGGTATGACGTGAGCCacatatacaatttaaaattttctagtggctctattttaaaagataaaaagaaacaagaatatttaatttgaataatacattttatttaactcagttatatccaaaatatattatcatttcaacatgtcatcaatataaaaaaattaatgcaatactctacattattttttatgttaaatttttgagatccagtgtgtattttacacttacagcacatcttaaCTCcaactagccacatttcaagtgcccgagagcacatgtggccagtggctccTGTATTGGATAGTGTAGCCCAAAACGGATGTCACCCTTTGCAGGGCCATCTGCTAGCAAGATGTCCAAACAGGCCCTCTGGCCAGGCCTGTAGCAGGCAAGGTAGTGGCAGGAATGAGTCAGATCTGCTCCAAGCCTCTGTCCTCCACAAGGACAGTCTCAGAACATCTGATGCCAATTTGGCTCCCTCTGTCAgcgccttcctcctccaggaaatcTCCCTAACCCCCCGCCTCACTCCAGCCTGGCTGGCCCTGCCCCAGGCACCCTGCAGGACCTTGGCTGTTCCACTGGGAGACAGTCCAAGACCCTCAGCAAGGAACTGACCCCAAGAGCCTGTCAagagtgggggcagggggtaaTATCCCTGAGAAGGGTCCTAGTTTGGTTGAGGAGACTTGATTAGtctgggagggcttcctggaagaggggagaggatTGGTATCCCAGCAGAGACACCGAAGCCTCAGCAGCAGTGAACATTCCCCAGACAGACAGGAGGAAGGTCTGGTTCTCCCCCTACGTGTATCGACAAAGAGAGGATGTGTGGCTGGGTTCACAGGGGCCCCAGGCTCAGGAGGCCTCAGATGCCAGGCAGAAGTTTCTCTTTACACCCAGGAGCCATGAGGAGTCACTGGAGGTCTAGAGCAGGGACTGAGGGCCCTGGATTGGAGGAAGAGGGCTTTCCCTCAGGCTCAGAAAGCACCGGGCATCACTTGGCCCAACTTCACCTTCTGACACAGGCTCAAGTGCAAATTCTGGCAGGTGCACTTTGTCAGCTCCTCCTGCTGCATCTCCTTGGCCCTGTGGAACGGACTCATGCCTGGGCCCTGGGAGTTCCTAGCTTGGCAATCTGTGAGTCTAATCTAAAAATCCCTCCAGCTGCAACTCAAATGTTTTGTCTTCAGCGGCATGAGAGGGTGCGCAGGCAGCTCTCTATTCCAACCGAGCTGCCCGCTTGGGACAGGC includes:
- the CA7 gene encoding carbonic anhydrase 7 → MTGHHGWGYGQNDGPSEWHKLYPIAQGDRQSPINIVSSQAVYSPSLKPLELSYEACTSLSIANNGHSVQVDFNDSDDRTVMTGGPLDGPYRLKQFHFHWGKKHSVGSEHTVDGKSFPSELHLVHWNAKKYSTFGEAASAPDGLAVVGVFLETGDEHPSMNRLTDALYMVRFKGTKAQFSCFNPKCLLPASRHYWTYPGSLTTPPLSESVTWIVLREPISISERQMEKFRSLLFTSEDDERIRMVNNFRPPQPLKGRVVKASFRA